The sequence AACCGCTCGTCGTGGTTGGCCGAGGTGTTGACGATCAGGAGTTTCGCGCCCTCGGGGAGCTCGACGTCACCGATCTTCGTCGCCTTCGTGGTGATCCGCCGCCACGCCACGATCGAGCCGGAGAAGCGCAGGCATTCCTCGACCGCGTTCGCGATCAGGCTCGGATCGGCGCACAGCTCCTCCCAGAGCGACCGGTTCTCCAGCAGGAGCTTGATCGCGTTGGCCGAGGCGAGCGCGGTGGTCTCGTGAGCGGCGACGATGCCGGCCATCATCATCGAGTGCAGGTAGGAGTCCGTGATGACGTCGGGCATCTCGGGTTGCAGCCGGATTCCGTACTGCATCCAGCCTGGCCCGGAGGGGTCCTCCCGCATCTTGTCGAGCACGGTGCCCGCGTACTGCCAGAACTTGCCGACGTTCTCGGCGACCGCGACCTGCTCCTCCGGCGCGGGACGTCCCCAGGTGTTCAGGGTGTGCGCGACGGAGTAGCGGCGCAGGGTCTCCATGTCCTCCTCGGGGACACCGAGGAAGTGCAGCGCCACCGTCAGCGGGATCTCGTAGAGCATCTCATCGACGAGATCGGCCTTGCCCTTGTCGATGAAACGGTCCACGTGCTCACGGACCAGCCTGCGCACCATCGGCTCGTGGTGAGCCAGCTGCGGCGGGGTGAACGGCTCCATCAGCGCACGTCTGCGGGGCATGTGCGCTGGCTCGTCCTCGTTGACGAGCGTGCGGCTCATCCCGTAGTCGTACTTCGCGAGCACCGCGTTCGCCTCGTCGCCGAACGGCGTGATCTTCTCGAGGACGTTGGCCGGCGAGAACGTGATGTTGTCGCGGAAGATCGCCTTCACGTCCTCGTAGCGCGTCACCACCCAGTAGCCGAGCTGGGGGTTGTAGAACACCGGTTCCTCGTCGCGCGACCAGCGCAGTGAGCCTGGAGGGTCCTCTTGGTAGGGCCCGGTGAACGGATCGAAGGCCGCCGCGCGTGCCGACACGGGGCATCCCGTGGGACTGAGGCGGGCGTGATCGACAGGGCACCCTCCGCTGCCCTCCCCGTTGCTGGTGGCAGTGGTGGTGGCCGAGGCCGACTCCGCGCCCATGACGCTCCCTCCATACAGCTTTGTACAGGGCTTTCACTTTTATCGCACAAAGATGTGCGATTTAAGATAATGACCAGAGCCTAGGGGTGCCTTTCTCGGTGGTCAAGGTGCCGATTCGGCCTGGACGAGAGCGCATCCGACCGAGGGGACTGCCGTGCGTGCGATGCGGCAGGAGAACAGGATTTCGCAGGCGCCCGCTGGGTCCGGACGACCGGAGGTGAACAGGCGCCGGTGCAGCGCGGCCGTGCCGGTCGTCGTGCTGCTGCCCCGGCCTGGCGGACTCGTGGCGGTACCGGGATTCTCGGCGGCGATCGGACGAGGCCGCGTCACCGCGCGGGTGGCCGTCCTGGCGCCCGCGCCCGCGCACCCTCCCGGGGGCTGCTGGGTCCGTCCAGGCAGGCGAAGCCGTTACTCGATGCGCGCGTCCGCGATGCCGGGGACCGTGCGCACAAGGCTGATCACCACTCGCTGTTCGGCGGTGTCGTCGAACTCGCCGCGGATCACGGCGACCCTGCCTGCTAGCTCGACCGACCAGCGGCCGTGCTGTCCGCTGTAGGCGTCCAGCACCGACTGCACGTGTGCCGCGACGACGTCGTCGGGCCGCACGAGCGGTTTCAGCACGTCCCTGCGGCTCACGATGCCGACGAGTTCCCCGTTCTCCACCACGGGAAGGCTGCGCAGGCGGTCGCCCAGCATGAGTCTCGCGATGTCCATGACGTCGTCGTTCGTGGACACCACCGCGACGGGACTGGTCATCACGTCCGCG comes from Saccharomonospora xinjiangensis XJ-54 and encodes:
- a CDS encoding CBS domain-containing protein, with the protein product MRASDIMSRPVVTTTPGSLLMDAVVRLTEGGFAGLPVVDEEQQVVGMITESDALRAAEQANTTGTATAPRVADVMTSPVAVVSTNDDVMDIARLMLGDRLRSLPVVENGELVGIVSRRDVLKPLVRPDDVVAAHVQSVLDAYSGQHGRWSVELAGRVAVIRGEFDDTAEQRVVISLVRTVPGIADARIE